In Shewanella sp. VB17, a single genomic region encodes these proteins:
- a CDS encoding DUF2750 domain-containing protein codes for MSKSAKDATNMTPEARYDYLVEQAKEHKTLWTLQDNDGCVMLTTDDEDCIPMWPSEETANLWAVDDWKDCTPLSIPLNEWLERWVPGMQDDNLCVAIFPVQEDLGVVIEPYDVEQRLTPKKQQKH; via the coding sequence ATGAGTAAAAGCGCAAAAGATGCAACCAATATGACTCCCGAAGCACGCTACGACTATTTAGTCGAACAGGCCAAAGAGCATAAAACACTCTGGACCCTGCAAGATAATGATGGTTGCGTAATGCTAACCACTGATGATGAAGACTGCATCCCTATGTGGCCAAGTGAAGAAACAGCAAATTTGTGGGCTGTTGATGACTGGAAAGATTGTACCCCATTATCGATCCCACTGAATGAATGGTTAGAACGCTGGGTTCCAGGTATGCAAGACGACAATCTTTGTGTGGCTATATTTCCAGTCCAAGAAGATCTCGGCGTGGTCATCGAACCTTATGATGTTGAACAACGTTTAACACCAAAGAAGCAACAAAAACACTAA
- the erpA gene encoding iron-sulfur cluster insertion protein ErpA: MSEEIAEQAAEQDELPIQFTDAAASKVKTLLEEEENDALKLRVYVTGGGCSGFQYGFTFDEKVNEGDFTIEKQGVLLVVDPMSLQYLVGGEVDYTSGLEGSRFFVRNPNATTTCGCGASFSV, from the coding sequence ATGTCTGAAGAGATAGCTGAACAAGCGGCAGAACAAGATGAATTGCCAATCCAGTTTACGGATGCTGCAGCGTCAAAGGTTAAAACCTTGCTTGAAGAAGAAGAAAACGATGCGTTGAAACTGCGAGTGTATGTTACCGGTGGTGGCTGTTCTGGTTTTCAGTATGGTTTTACGTTCGATGAGAAGGTTAATGAAGGCGATTTTACGATAGAAAAGCAGGGCGTTTTACTTGTTGTCGATCCTATGAGCTTACAATATTTAGTTGGCGGTGAAGTAGATTACACCTCAGGATTAGAAGGTTCTCGTTTTTTTGTTAGAAACCCTAATGCGACAACGACATGTGGATGTGGTGCGAGTTTTTCTGTTTAA
- a CDS encoding DUF6776 family protein, protein MNLWIEYNQPIEKSNTQETDKLTEKFNIQAQVLVSKELELTLVKETSNKMQQIFAEQHNKQRELERELNFYRSVVAPESSADGVFIDEINLTLSLLPRQYRLKLILTQLQKRKQSLKGKSSIILVGIQNKKIVELDLAQLLDDKELFDFNFIYFQIQEMEFTLPEGFELSRVKVSVKVPSSRWEKGSVANIEYSIEQLLPELVMSDTKANNNNPKEIDKNTLKYNEEKSDKDFISDILSEVSSSGARMHSVNAFEDNILNESQK, encoded by the coding sequence ATGAATCTTTGGATTGAGTATAATCAACCCATTGAGAAGAGTAACACACAAGAGACTGATAAATTGACTGAAAAATTCAACATTCAAGCTCAAGTACTCGTATCTAAAGAATTAGAACTAACGCTGGTAAAAGAAACGAGCAATAAAATGCAGCAGATATTTGCCGAACAACACAATAAACAGCGCGAATTAGAGAGGGAACTTAATTTTTACCGTAGTGTTGTGGCGCCAGAAAGCAGTGCTGATGGGGTATTTATTGACGAGATTAACTTAACATTAAGCTTATTGCCAAGACAATACCGACTTAAACTTATCCTCACTCAATTGCAAAAACGTAAACAGTCACTAAAAGGTAAATCGTCTATTATTTTAGTGGGTATTCAAAATAAAAAAATAGTTGAGTTAGATCTTGCTCAACTACTGGATGATAAGGAGTTATTTGATTTTAATTTTATCTATTTTCAAATACAGGAAATGGAATTTACCTTACCGGAAGGGTTTGAATTATCTAGAGTTAAGGTGAGTGTCAAAGTGCCATCGAGTCGTTGGGAAAAAGGCTCTGTTGCTAATATTGAATACAGTATAGAGCAATTATTGCCTGAGTTGGTCATGTCTGATACTAAGGCTAATAATAACAATCCTAAAGAAATAGATAAAAATACACTAAAATATAACGAGGAAAAAAGTGATAAAGACTTCATTTCTGATATTTTATCTGAGGTTAGCTCTTCGGGAGCGAGAATGCATAGTGTTAACGCGTTTGAAGATAACATTTTGAATGAGTCACAGAAATAA
- a CDS encoding chloride channel protein, translated as MRAQWQKHLNSELKDTLSQAKISLQLSILALLFALMASAVIILFRLLLLWINTYTKTTELDFTGIADGWRVLLPMVGAILIWFVAKISSKRYKRMGIAYVLHRVKLHYGKLPLQSAPSQFFQALFALATNFSVGREGPVIHLGAVTASVLAEKFKLPDNSVRIMCASGVAAGIAATFNTPLAAVIFVFEVILREYKVHYFFPIIIAAICGTVTNQLMFGNIHEYDQIGIIHIPLSQYPILAICGLLLGCIAALFNSSLLKVTATGQSWPLLYRVLLAGIVTTIVGMLMPEALGSEELAIDQAISEHPSILFLIALLVAKIIATIAAIGLGIPGGVIGPIFGIGALVGAILALTSAILFPSIAPYVGLYTIIGMTAIMGVCLSAPLAALVALLEMTNNPSIILPAMFVSIPAFLIAHQAFNTKSLFLEQLDIMGLDYRVSAVQQALQKTGVRARMDKRMVIVSDNNELQLEVLKRAEGRSVLVRSTEDQMEMLQLEMQRYDSESALTRHPIEGLPDTATLNEVYKILSRERRGEVYIYQNKKENIVGVVSWGALQKEIRSGQI; from the coding sequence ATGCGTGCCCAATGGCAAAAGCATCTCAATTCAGAGCTTAAAGATACCTTATCTCAGGCAAAAATCAGCTTACAGCTGTCTATACTTGCTTTACTGTTTGCATTGATGGCATCGGCCGTTATCATCCTATTTCGTTTATTGCTTCTGTGGATAAACACTTACACAAAAACGACTGAACTTGATTTTACTGGCATAGCCGACGGCTGGCGAGTGTTATTACCTATGGTGGGGGCCATTTTAATTTGGTTTGTCGCAAAAATAAGCTCTAAACGTTATAAAAGAATGGGAATTGCTTATGTTTTACATAGAGTTAAACTTCATTACGGTAAACTTCCCTTACAATCAGCGCCAAGTCAATTTTTTCAAGCCCTGTTTGCCTTAGCAACAAATTTCTCCGTTGGCAGAGAAGGACCGGTCATACATTTAGGGGCTGTCACCGCCAGTGTATTAGCCGAAAAATTTAAACTACCTGATAACAGCGTTCGCATCATGTGTGCTAGCGGAGTTGCTGCGGGAATAGCCGCCACATTTAACACTCCGCTAGCCGCTGTCATCTTCGTATTCGAAGTGATCTTAAGAGAATACAAAGTTCACTATTTTTTCCCGATCATTATCGCTGCCATATGTGGCACTGTTACCAACCAGCTAATGTTCGGTAACATACATGAATATGACCAAATTGGCATCATACATATTCCTCTTTCTCAATACCCAATCTTGGCGATCTGTGGCTTACTCTTAGGTTGCATCGCAGCTCTGTTTAATTCATCACTATTAAAAGTCACTGCGACAGGACAAAGCTGGCCCTTACTCTACCGTGTATTACTCGCGGGTATAGTAACAACGATTGTGGGTATGCTAATGCCCGAAGCACTGGGAAGTGAAGAGCTTGCCATAGATCAAGCCATCAGTGAACATCCTAGTATTCTCTTTTTAATCGCACTCCTTGTCGCCAAAATAATCGCCACGATTGCTGCTATTGGGTTAGGGATCCCCGGCGGGGTTATAGGCCCAATTTTCGGGATCGGCGCACTAGTAGGAGCTATCTTGGCATTAACCAGCGCCATATTATTCCCCTCTATTGCTCCCTATGTTGGTCTCTATACCATTATAGGTATGACCGCGATTATGGGGGTCTGCTTAAGTGCACCACTGGCAGCGTTAGTTGCGCTACTAGAGATGACCAATAACCCCTCTATTATATTACCCGCAATGTTTGTCAGTATTCCTGCTTTTCTCATTGCCCATCAGGCCTTTAATACCAAATCACTCTTTTTAGAACAACTGGACATCATGGGGCTTGATTACCGTGTATCAGCAGTTCAGCAAGCACTACAAAAAACCGGTGTGAGAGCACGTATGGATAAACGCATGGTGATCGTCTCTGACAATAATGAGCTTCAACTTGAAGTTCTCAAACGCGCAGAAGGACGATCCGTATTAGTAAGAAGCACTGAAGATCAGATGGAAATGCTGCAATTGGAGATGCAACGCTATGATAGTGAAAGCGCACTCACTCGTCACCCCATTGAAGGACTACCCGATACTGCAACACTCAATGAAGTGTATAAAATTCTTTCCAGAGAACGTCGTGGTGAAGTTTACATTTATCAAAATAAAAAAGAGAACATTGTCGGTGTTGTCAGCTGGGGGGCATTACAAAAAGAGATACGGTCAGGTCAAATTTAA